CATGGAATATAGTTTGATGGCAGGAGGCAAGCGGTTACGTCCAATGCTGATGTGGGAGACATACCGTATGTTTTCAGGAACATCAGAAGCAATCTATCCGTTTATGGCAGCTATGGAGATGATACATACATATTCTCTTGTACATGATGATCTTCCGGCAATGGACAACGATGAATATCGTAGAGGACGTAAGACAACACATGTTGTTTATGGAGAAGATATGGGAATCCTTGCCGGAGATGCACTTTTGAATTATGCATTTGAGACAGCAGTTTCAGCATTTTCTATAGAAGGTGTAGATGCGGGGAATATAGGAGAAGCACTTCAAGTGCTAGCTAAAAAAGCTGGAATTTATGGGATGATAGGTGGTCAGGTTGTAGATGTAAAGTGTACCGGTCAGAGTATTTCAGGAGATACACTGGATTTTATATACCGCTTGAAAACAGGTGCATTGATTGAAGGCTCAATGATGATTGGAGCAATTCTTGCAGGTGCATCAAAAGAAGAAATTAAGAGCGTGGAGACAATAGCACAAAAAGTCGGGCTGGCATTTCAGATTCAGGATGATATTTTAGATGTGACAAGCACAGCAGAAGTGTTAGGAAAACCAATCCACAGTGATGAAAAAAATGAAAAGACAACGTATGTAACCTGGAAAGGAATTGAAGCTGCAAAAGCAGAGGTAAAACAGCTTTCCGAGGAAGCAGTTAAGGAATTGAAAAGACTTGAGAGTACAGACGAGTACTTGGAGTTGCTGCTCGAGTCATTAATATACAGGAAGAAATAAGGAGGAGTTCCTTATGGTTTTAGAAAAGATTCAAAAAGCAAATGACATTAAAAACTTAGAGCCAGAGGAATTGGAAGTATTAGCTAAGGAGATCAGAAGCTTCTTGATTGAAAAAATAAGCTGCACCGGAGGGCATTTGGCCTCAAATTTAGGTGTAGTAGAGCTTACGATGGCACTGCATCTTGCACTTGATTTCCCGGAAGATAAATTAATCTGGGATGTAGGGCATCAGGCATATACGCATAAATTACTGACAGGACGTAAAGCTGGATTTGATGATCTGAGAAAATATGGCGGGATGAGCGGATTTCCAAAGCGCAAAGAAAGTGATTGTGATGCGTTTGATACCGGGCATAGTTCAACATCTATCTCAGCCGGACTTGGATATGTGGCAGCCAGAGACATCCAGAAACAGAAGTATCATGTTGTGTCTGTTATTGGAGACGGATCATTGACCGGAGGCATGGCATATGAGGCCTTGAACAATGCTGCACATGTAAAAAGTAATTTTATTATTGTTTTAAATGATAATAATATGTCCATTTCACCGAACGTAGGAGGTGTATCAAATTATTTGAGTGGGCTTCGCACAGCAACTGCTTATACAGAATTGAAGCGTGGCGTAGAAGATACGTTGAAAAAGATTCCTGTTAAGGGAGAAAAACTGGTTTCACAGATTAAAAAGACAAAGAGTGGATTGAAACAGTTTCTTGTGCCGGGAATGTTTTTTGAAGATATGGGGATTACGTATCTTGGACCGGTAGACGGACATGATATAAGAAAACTTTATAAAGTATTTAGTGAAGCAAAACGATTGAATCATGCTGTGCTTGTACATGTTCTTACGAAAAAGGGTAAAGGTTATTTACCGGCAGAGGAAAATCCATCCCGGTTTCATGGTACTCCGCCATTTGTTATTGAAACAGGGGAAGCAAAGCAGAAATCCGAAAAGGATTCTTATACAGATGTATTTTCAAAAGTAATAACAGATGTTGGAAAGAAAGATGAAAAGGTCGTAACGATTACAGCTGCAATGGCAGATGGAACAGGGTTAAACCGATTTGCAAAACATTTTCCGGACAGATTCTTTGATGTGGGAATAGCAGAGGAGCATGCACTGACATTTGCAGCAGGACTGGCGGCTGGTGGTATGAAGCCTGTCGTAGCATTGTATTCTTCATTTTTACAGCGTGCCTATGATCAGGCAATTCATGATGTCTGTCTCCAGAATCTTCCGGTTGTGCTTGCCGTAGATCGTGCCGGTCTGGTTGGAAGTGACGGGGAAACGCATCAGGGACTTTTTGACTTGTCATTTTTAACAACGATTCCAAATATGACGATCATGTCTCCGAAAAATCGCTGGGAGATGGCTGATATGGTTCGCTATGCAATTGATTTTCAATATCCGATTGCACTTCGATATCCAAGAGGAGCAGCATACGAAGGCTTTAAAGAATTCCGGGCGCCGATTGAATATGGTAAAAGTGAGATGTTGTATCAGGAATCCGAGATTGCAATTATTTTTGTTGGACATATGGCAAAGCTGGCCAAAGATGTCAGAGAAGAATTGAAAAACAGAGGATATTCTTGTACGTTGGTCAATGCGAGATTTGTAAAACCATTAGACAAAGAGATGCTCGTACAATTGGCTGCAAACCATCGTATATATGTGACAATTGAAGAAAATGTCCTGTCCGGTGGATTTGGTCAGCAGGTATTGGATTGTGTGGAGCGTGAAAGATTAGATGTTTATGTACACAGTTTTGGAATTCCGGATGATTATGTAGAGCATGGCAATGTAGATGTACTGCGAAAAGAAGTTGGTCTGGAGAAAACAAACATAGTTGAAAAAATTATTACAGATTATAATATAGCAAGGAATGAATAACATGAAGGAACGATTAGACGTATTATTAGTAAAACGGAATCTTGCAGAATCTCGCGAGAAGGCAAAAGCGATTATTATGTCCGGTAATGTTTTTGTCGAGGGACAGCGAGAAGATAAAGCTGGTACGACATTTCCGGAAGAAGTACAGATTGAGATTAAGGGGCATACACTTCCGTATGTAAGTCGTGGTGGATTAAAACTGGAAAAAGCAATGAAAGTTTTTGATGTTACGGTAGAAGGTAAGGTATGTACAGATGTTGGTTCTTCAACAGGAGGTTTTACAGATTGTATGCTGCAAAACGGGGCAGTGAAAGTATTTGCAATTGATGTGGGAAGAGGTCAGTTGGATTGGAAACTTCGTCAGGATGAACGGGTTGTATGTATGGAAAAAACAAATATCCGTTATGTTACTCCGGAAGATATAGGAGAACCGATTGATTTTTCATCCATTGATGTATCATTCATATCATTGACAAAAGTATTGGAGCCGATTCGCAATTATTTAACACCGGAGGGTGAGATTGTGGCTTTGATTAAACCTCAGTTTGAAGCAGGAAGAGAAAAAGTTGGAAAGAAAGGGGTAGTCAGAGAGCGAAGCACACACCACGAAGTGATTGAAAAAGTTGCACAGTATGCACACTCGATAGGATTTGAAATATTAAATATTGATTTTTCGCCTATTAAAGGACCAGAGGGAAACATCGAATATTTGATTCATTTGAAAAAATGTCCAGATGGACAGCCGCCGGAAATTTCAGTAGATTTATCTAGTGTCGTGGATCATGCGTTCGAGGAGCTGGCACGTTGAGGATAAGAACATGGATAGATTTTATGTGATTACAAATCAATTAAAAGATACAGACTATCGAATAACAAATGAAATTAAAGAATACATTGAAAAAAATGGAAAAACTTGTGTAATCGCTCAAAAAGACGAAGAGGGTTATTTGATTCCGGGAACAGTGCCAAAAGATATACAATGTGCAATAGTTCTTGGAGGAGATGGGACTTTAATTCGTGCTGCAAGAGAATTGGAAGGATATCATATTCCATTACTTGGTGTAAACATGGGAACATTGGGGTATCTTGCAGAGGTAGAATTGCATGATTATCGTACAGCTCTGGACAAGTTGTTTGCAAAAGAGCCAGAAGTGGAAGATCGTATGATGTTGCGAGGAAGTGTTAATGGAGGAAAATCGCACGTTGCAGTGAATGATATTGTAGTGACGCGTTCGGGAGAGCTTCGTGTGGTACATCTGGATATTTATGTGAACGGAGCACTTTTAAATAGTTATCGTGCGGATGGAGTAATCATATCGACACCGACAGGAACAACAGGATATAATCTGTCTGCGGGAGGACCGATTGTTGAGCCAACGGCAAGTATGTTTGTAATTACTCCGATTTGTTCGCATGCACTTAATGCAAGTAGCGTCGTACTTTCGGCAGAGGATACAATAGAAGTAAAAGTCTGTGAAGGTAGATATGGAAGACAAGAGCATGCGTTAGTTACATTTGATGGGGCGGAAGAGATTGCTGTTCGTACAGGAGACCGTGTTGTGGTTCAAAAAGCTGAAGATACTACAAAGCTGATTAAATTGAATAAAGAAAGTTTCATGATAACTATGCGAGAAAAAATGAAAGGAAATTAGGAAAATGAAGGTTAGTCGTCATGCAAAAATAATTGAATTGATCAATCAGTATGATATTGAAACCCAGGAAGAATTGGCAGATCGTTTGAATCAATCCGGATTTAAAGTGACTCAGGCTACAGTTTCCAGAGATATTCGTGATCTAAAGCTGACGAAAATGTCAGTAGATGGAGGAAAACAGAAATACGTTATTATTAAGCCGGAAGATGGCGGTATGACGGAAAAATATATGAGGGTATTACGAGATGGGTATGTATCCATGGACATGGCACAAAATATACTTGTGATAAAAACTGTATCAGGAATGGCTATGGCAGTTGCGGCTGCTATAGATGCTATGCAGTGGAAAGAAGTGGTCGGATGTATTGCCGGAGATGATACGATTATGTGTGCAATCCGAACAGTAGAAGACACAACCTGTGTGATGGATAAGATTAGAAAAATTGCAACAAGAGGATAATAAAAGAAATTATGTTAGAAAATCTGCATGTAAAAAATCTGGCGTTGATTGATGAAGTTGAGGTTGATTTTCAGCCTGGATTAAATATTCTGACAGGAGAAACCGGAGCTGGAAAATCAATTTTATTAGGTTCTGTGAATCTGGCATTAGGTGGTAAATACAGTGCGGATATGCTTCGTACAGGAGCTAAATTCGGACTGGTGGAATTGACATTTACAATTGAAAATGAAAAGTTAGAAAAACAGCTCGAGGCAATGGATATTTATCCGGAAGATGGGCGGATTGTATTGAACCGAAAGCTGATGGAAGGAAGAAGTGTCAGTAAGATTAACGGAGAAACCGTAAATATGACGACGCTTCGTGAAGTGGCATGTATGCTGATTGACATTCATGAGCAGCATGTGCATCAGTCACTTCTTCATAAGAGAAATCATCTGGTTTTTCTGGATTTATATGCGAAAGATAAAATTGAGCCGTTGAAAGAAAAAGTTGCAAAGGCTTATCATACTTACATGGATTATCAGAAGAAGCTGGATAATTTCAGTATGGATGAGAGAGAACGGCAAAAGGAAATATCACTGGCAGAATTTGAAATACATGAAATAGAAGAGGCAAATCTTCAGGATGGCGAAGATGAAGATTTGGAACAGCTTTATCAGAGAATGGCAGCAGGTAAGAAAATCGCAGAAGCAATCAGTGAGGCTTATCAATATACCAGTGAAGATTCTTCTGGTAATGCAAGTGATTATTTAAGCAGGGCAATCCGAGCACTTCAGGATGTCTCATCAGTGGATGAACAAGGAATGTCTCTATACGACCAGCTGTCAGAAATTGATAGCTTATTAAATGATTTTAACAGAGAATTATCAGACTACGCAAAAAGCTTTGAATTTTCGGAAGAAGATTTTTATGAGACAGAGAATCGTTTGAATATCATTAATCGTTTAAAAACAAAATTTGGTAATTCTGTCAGTGAAGTTTTGGAATATTGTGAAGAAAAAAAACAGAGACTAAACGAACTGGAAGATTATGAAGCATGCATGAATGAGTTAAAAGAAAAATTGCAAAGTGCAGAAGAAGAATATGTGAAGCAGGCAAATGCATTGACAATGGAGCGTGAAAAAGCAGCAATTCCATTTGTTGAGGAAATAAAAAAAGGATTGAAAGATTTGAATTTTCTGGATGTGCAATTTGAAATGCGTTTTACAAAACATGATCGATATGGACTGGGTGGAATGGATGATGCTGAATTTTATATGTCAACCAATCCAGGTGAAGCCTTAAAACCAATGGGAATGGCAGCATCCGGTGGTGAACTGTCCAGAATTATGCTTGTAATTAAAACAATTCTTGCCGGGCAGGAAGATACACCAACGTTAATATTTGATGAGATTGATACGGGAATCAGTGGTATTACGGCAGGAAAAGTTGCAGAAAAGATGCGATTTATCGGAAAGTCCAGACAAGTTTTATGTATTACGCATCTGGCACAAATCGCATCAAAAGCAGATGCCCATTATTTGATTCAAAAGCAGGCAAAAGAAAACGTAACAAAAACAGAAATTATACCATTATCAAAAGAAAATTCAATTCATGAACTCGCGAGATTACTTGGAGGCGATAAGATGACAGCAAGTATTCTTGAGAGTGCAAAAGAGATGAAAGAATTGGCAATGAGTGAAATATAATACCAGTGTGAAATTGTGTTTCTTTCACATACTAAAAACGAACACCAGGGAAATAAGTTTCCTGTGGATGTTCGTTTTTTCTGTTAGTAGAAAAAGTTCCATTATTAAAAAAGTAACGAAAGAAGGTATGTGAGATGAAACAGGACAGAAAGAAAAAAATCCTTTGCGTAGTTATTCTTATCATTACGATGGCGATGTTTGGAAAGATGGGCTGGAATGTATCTTGGGCAGCAACGCAAAAAGAGGTGACAACAGAGCAACTGGATGAAGATGTGGTTTTAGTAGGAGGGATGCCAATTGGAATTTACATGGAAACGGATGGGGTATTGGTCTTAAATACACAAAAAATAAAAGGCGTTGACGGAAAAGAGTATAATCCGGCTAAAAAACAAGTGAAGTCGGGAGACTATATTATCGGAATAAATGGAGTGGAAATTCATGATAAAAAGCAATTGATGGAACAGGTTGAAAAACTGAATGATCAGGAGGTAGAACTGTCAATATATAGAGAACAAAAGAATTTAAATGTAAAAATGAAAGCAGTAGAGTCTGCGGCAAAGAAATATAAACTGGGAATCTGGGTAAGAGATAATGTACAAGGTTTAGGAACAATTACATTTTTGACAAAAAACAGTGAATTCGGAGCACTCGGTCATGGAATCCATGATATGGATACAAGTGTATTGATGAAAATAGCAAATGGAAGAATATACAGAACAAGTATACGTTCAGTTGTGAAAGGGTCCGAGGGAACTCCGGGGAGCATGGAGGGACTTATTGTATATAATCGCAATAATCAATTAGGGTCGATTAAAAAGAATACAGAGGTTGGAATATATGGAATATTAGATGACTTAAATACATTATTTGAAGAACAATATGCTGTACAGATTGCAAAAAAAGAAGAAATTAGAAAAGGAAAAGCAACAATTCGTTGCTTTTTAGACGGAGAAGTGAAAGAATATGATGTCGAAATTTTGGAGATTGATAAGACACCGAATGAAATAAATAAAGGAATTACATTACAAGTTACAGATTCTGAATTGTTAGAAAAAACAGGTGGAATTGTGCAGGGAATGAGTGGTTCGCCAATACTTCAAGACGGAAAATTAGTCGGTGCAGTTACACATGTATTTGTTAATAATTCTACAAAGGGATATGGAATATTTGCAGAAACAATGTTGAAAGAAGCCGAAAAATGCAACATGTAACTGCTGTCTTTTGTCGAATTGAGACGCATGAAAGCTCTTGATTCTCATCGACAAGGCTTATATAATAGTGAAATGGTAAAGGAAAAGCGGGACGATGAGAGTAGAAGGGGTGGAGGAGGACACTATATGGAAGCATTGAAAGTGGCCATTGCCGACGATAATGAATTAATGCTGGATATGCTAGGAGAGCTAATTTCTTCAGATAAAGACTTAAACATTGTTGGAAAAGCAAAAAACGGAGAGGAGATTTGTCAGATAATCAAAGAACAGAAACCGGATGTTGTACTTTTAGATCTGATTATGCCGAAGATGGATGGACTTACTGTTATGGAATATGTAAATCGAGATAAAGCAGTAAGTAAACAGCCAAGTTTTATTATCGTTACAGCAGTGGGAAAAGAGAAAATTACAGAAGATGCTTTCAATCGCGGAGCAGATTATTATATTATGAAGCCGTTTAATAAACAAACATTATTAAATCGAATCAAGGATTCGCGCAGAACGTGGAGAATTCCGGAGAAAAATATAAATGAAATAGTAGAAAAGAATCCAATCAGTGAAGAATCATTACTCAATACAGTAACAAATATGTTGCATGAAATTGGAATTCCGGCACATATCAAAGGCTATCACTACCTGAGAGACGCTATTATAATGGCGGTAGAAGATATGGAAGTATTAAATGCAATTACAAAAATATTGTATCCTACTGTAGCAAAAAAGTATCAGACAACCTCGAGTCGTGTAGAGCGTGCAATTCGACATGCGATAGAAGTTGCGTGGAGCAGAGGTAAATTAGATACATTAGATCGTTTATTTGGATATACTGTCAGTAACGGAAAAGGAAAACCGACAAATTCTGAATTCATTGCCTTAATCGCAGATACCATCCAGTTAGAATATAAAAACAAATAATAAAAACTACTGTGATTCGCTGTATATATGCGAAATAAGGCTTTTAATTAAAAATGAAATGCGTTATAATAATTTTATGATTATTCAAAAAAGCAAGGCTGAAAAAAGCGAAAAACGGGAGGGTTATTATGAAAAATATTTTATTTGCATCTTCAGAATGCGTTCCATTTATTAAAACAGGAGGTCTGGCGGATGTAGTTGGTTCGCTTCCAAAATATTTTGATAAAGATAAATATGATGTCCGAGTTGTTCTTCCAAAATATAATTGTATGTTTCAAAAATGGAAAGATATGATGGAATATGTAGATCATTTTTATATGGAACTTGCAGGTGAGGATCGTTATGTCGGAATCATGACTTGTGAATATGAGGGGATTCGCTTTTACTTTATCGATAATGAATATTATTTCAATGGTTTTGCACCTTATGATGGGGATCCAAAGTGGAATATTGAAAAATTTGCATTTTTCTCAAAAGCTGTATTAAGTATTCTCCCGGTTATCGGATTCCGCCCGGATCTGATTCATTGTCATGACTGGCAGACAGGATTGATTCCTGTATATTTGGATAATTTCCGTTATCTTGGAGAATACTATCGAGGAATTAAGTCTATTATGACAATACATAATCTGAAGTTCCAGGGTGTATGGGATAGAGAAACAGTACAGGCAATCACAGGACTTCCAGATTATTATTTTGTTCCGGATAAGATGGAAGCATATAAAGATGCAAACCTGCTTAAAGGTGGTATCGTATATGCAGACAAGGTTACAACTGTAAGCCAGACTTATGCGGAAGAAATTAAAACTCCATTCTATGGAGAAGCGTTAGATGGATTAATGAATGCACGTTCTAATGATCTTTGTGGCATTGTGAATGGATT
This Ruminococcus hominis DNA region includes the following protein-coding sequences:
- a CDS encoding polyprenyl synthetase family protein, producing the protein MNFKEEQKKRIEQIEAILMRYLPKQEGKQKIIMEAMEYSLMAGGKRLRPMLMWETYRMFSGTSEAIYPFMAAMEMIHTYSLVHDDLPAMDNDEYRRGRKTTHVVYGEDMGILAGDALLNYAFETAVSAFSIEGVDAGNIGEALQVLAKKAGIYGMIGGQVVDVKCTGQSISGDTLDFIYRLKTGALIEGSMMIGAILAGASKEEIKSVETIAQKVGLAFQIQDDILDVTSTAEVLGKPIHSDEKNEKTTYVTWKGIEAAKAEVKQLSEEAVKELKRLESTDEYLELLLESLIYRKK
- the dxs gene encoding 1-deoxy-D-xylulose-5-phosphate synthase, producing MVLEKIQKANDIKNLEPEELEVLAKEIRSFLIEKISCTGGHLASNLGVVELTMALHLALDFPEDKLIWDVGHQAYTHKLLTGRKAGFDDLRKYGGMSGFPKRKESDCDAFDTGHSSTSISAGLGYVAARDIQKQKYHVVSVIGDGSLTGGMAYEALNNAAHVKSNFIIVLNDNNMSISPNVGGVSNYLSGLRTATAYTELKRGVEDTLKKIPVKGEKLVSQIKKTKSGLKQFLVPGMFFEDMGITYLGPVDGHDIRKLYKVFSEAKRLNHAVLVHVLTKKGKGYLPAEENPSRFHGTPPFVIETGEAKQKSEKDSYTDVFSKVITDVGKKDEKVVTITAAMADGTGLNRFAKHFPDRFFDVGIAEEHALTFAAGLAAGGMKPVVALYSSFLQRAYDQAIHDVCLQNLPVVLAVDRAGLVGSDGETHQGLFDLSFLTTIPNMTIMSPKNRWEMADMVRYAIDFQYPIALRYPRGAAYEGFKEFRAPIEYGKSEMLYQESEIAIIFVGHMAKLAKDVREELKNRGYSCTLVNARFVKPLDKEMLVQLAANHRIYVTIEENVLSGGFGQQVLDCVERERLDVYVHSFGIPDDYVEHGNVDVLRKEVGLEKTNIVEKIITDYNIARNE
- a CDS encoding TlyA family RNA methyltransferase, which codes for MKERLDVLLVKRNLAESREKAKAIIMSGNVFVEGQREDKAGTTFPEEVQIEIKGHTLPYVSRGGLKLEKAMKVFDVTVEGKVCTDVGSSTGGFTDCMLQNGAVKVFAIDVGRGQLDWKLRQDERVVCMEKTNIRYVTPEDIGEPIDFSSIDVSFISLTKVLEPIRNYLTPEGEIVALIKPQFEAGREKVGKKGVVRERSTHHEVIEKVAQYAHSIGFEILNIDFSPIKGPEGNIEYLIHLKKCPDGQPPEISVDLSSVVDHAFEELAR
- a CDS encoding NAD(+)/NADH kinase, yielding MDRFYVITNQLKDTDYRITNEIKEYIEKNGKTCVIAQKDEEGYLIPGTVPKDIQCAIVLGGDGTLIRAARELEGYHIPLLGVNMGTLGYLAEVELHDYRTALDKLFAKEPEVEDRMMLRGSVNGGKSHVAVNDIVVTRSGELRVVHLDIYVNGALLNSYRADGVIISTPTGTTGYNLSAGGPIVEPTASMFVITPICSHALNASSVVLSAEDTIEVKVCEGRYGRQEHALVTFDGAEEIAVRTGDRVVVQKAEDTTKLIKLNKESFMITMREKMKGN
- the argR gene encoding arginine repressor, translated to MKVSRHAKIIELINQYDIETQEELADRLNQSGFKVTQATVSRDIRDLKLTKMSVDGGKQKYVIIKPEDGGMTEKYMRVLRDGYVSMDMAQNILVIKTVSGMAMAVAAAIDAMQWKEVVGCIAGDDTIMCAIRTVEDTTCVMDKIRKIATRG
- the recN gene encoding DNA repair protein RecN; translation: MLENLHVKNLALIDEVEVDFQPGLNILTGETGAGKSILLGSVNLALGGKYSADMLRTGAKFGLVELTFTIENEKLEKQLEAMDIYPEDGRIVLNRKLMEGRSVSKINGETVNMTTLREVACMLIDIHEQHVHQSLLHKRNHLVFLDLYAKDKIEPLKEKVAKAYHTYMDYQKKLDNFSMDERERQKEISLAEFEIHEIEEANLQDGEDEDLEQLYQRMAAGKKIAEAISEAYQYTSEDSSGNASDYLSRAIRALQDVSSVDEQGMSLYDQLSEIDSLLNDFNRELSDYAKSFEFSEEDFYETENRLNIINRLKTKFGNSVSEVLEYCEEKKQRLNELEDYEACMNELKEKLQSAEEEYVKQANALTMEREKAAIPFVEEIKKGLKDLNFLDVQFEMRFTKHDRYGLGGMDDAEFYMSTNPGEALKPMGMAASGGELSRIMLVIKTILAGQEDTPTLIFDEIDTGISGITAGKVAEKMRFIGKSRQVLCITHLAQIASKADAHYLIQKQAKENVTKTEIIPLSKENSIHELARLLGGDKMTASILESAKEMKELAMSEI
- the spoIVB gene encoding SpoIVB peptidase — encoded protein: MKQDRKKKILCVVILIITMAMFGKMGWNVSWAATQKEVTTEQLDEDVVLVGGMPIGIYMETDGVLVLNTQKIKGVDGKEYNPAKKQVKSGDYIIGINGVEIHDKKQLMEQVEKLNDQEVELSIYREQKNLNVKMKAVESAAKKYKLGIWVRDNVQGLGTITFLTKNSEFGALGHGIHDMDTSVLMKIANGRIYRTSIRSVVKGSEGTPGSMEGLIVYNRNNQLGSIKKNTEVGIYGILDDLNTLFEEQYAVQIAKKEEIRKGKATIRCFLDGEVKEYDVEILEIDKTPNEINKGITLQVTDSELLEKTGGIVQGMSGSPILQDGKLVGAVTHVFVNNSTKGYGIFAETMLKEAEKCNM
- the spo0A gene encoding sporulation transcription factor Spo0A, with the protein product MEALKVAIADDNELMLDMLGELISSDKDLNIVGKAKNGEEICQIIKEQKPDVVLLDLIMPKMDGLTVMEYVNRDKAVSKQPSFIIVTAVGKEKITEDAFNRGADYYIMKPFNKQTLLNRIKDSRRTWRIPEKNINEIVEKNPISEESLLNTVTNMLHEIGIPAHIKGYHYLRDAIIMAVEDMEVLNAITKILYPTVAKKYQTTSSRVERAIRHAIEVAWSRGKLDTLDRLFGYTVSNGKGKPTNSEFIALIADTIQLEYKNK
- the glgA gene encoding glycogen synthase GlgA codes for the protein MKNILFASSECVPFIKTGGLADVVGSLPKYFDKDKYDVRVVLPKYNCMFQKWKDMMEYVDHFYMELAGEDRYVGIMTCEYEGIRFYFIDNEYYFNGFAPYDGDPKWNIEKFAFFSKAVLSILPVIGFRPDLIHCHDWQTGLIPVYLDNFRYLGEYYRGIKSIMTIHNLKFQGVWDRETVQAITGLPDYYFVPDKMEAYKDANLLKGGIVYADKVTTVSQTYAEEIKTPFYGEALDGLMNARSNDLCGIVNGLDYDDYNPEKDSRIVKNFNVGDFRKLKPMNKAALQEELGLDRDPKAMMIGMVSRLTDQKGFDLVDYMMDELCQDAVQIVVLGTGEAKYENMFRHFAWKYSGKVSANIFYSEDLSHKIYASCDAFLMPSLFEPCGLSQLMSLRYGTLPIVRETGGLKDTVQPYNEYEKTGTGFSFANYNAHEMLNTVRYAEHIYYDRKRDWNKMVERAMEEDFSWGNSAIQYQNLYASLIGE